One genomic region from Haloprofundus salinisoli encodes:
- a CDS encoding right-handed parallel beta-helix repeat-containing protein → MRELPRRELLALLAAGGTSIGSLDAAADGGWSQLRPGERLRITGGGIDGDGSPPASASEWDVYLATTQAGNVLPFVSTRDGWRRYGLTTSSMNTGRIRGVADHVVRSDGELEQAFENLSPGETIRIDPKNAPYRTTNWLDIDVDGVTVVGPGVPTLVKPADGANVGGIRIGHNARCRDVTVRDVGYHGNAENQDDAAKKLHGIIVRDASNVVIAGNSVSRTHPYREHGSGGSGISVERGSENVRIVDNRIREYGDRGIQLGGQNVFVSGNIVTEGTDRSIACDLWSPEGTNEVANTVIITGNIVGNCTQGSLTGIASGPPGASGDGAHVTISNNIGFGYHKSFCHVRGPGEVHNVTIRGNVSVQATDGLRTKQTTKFAGVAIDPKNGGSNITVAGNKLVGYSRHGVNVQSPATDFEVRNNILTGAAETGVRIKDAKNGRVDGNTVTDPGSEGILLDGAEAVSVRNNRIRGATLPGITVGGGSGSHELADNHIHQSGDVDTELPSVLVGSSETVVTGNTIRQSGDVALLETETASANLYANNRSIGNDAEGTVGESTAGTPWRIRSATAHVRDHTPAFDVHRGLTPTDGRILLQFEKPYLQRPKLSFGRRGGGIESVQYRTNDAGEFVGATLAVGGDGPLDLFVESP, encoded by the coding sequence ATGAGAGAACTACCACGACGAGAACTGTTAGCGCTGCTTGCGGCCGGGGGCACCTCGATAGGGAGTCTCGACGCCGCGGCCGACGGGGGCTGGTCTCAGCTCCGACCGGGCGAACGACTCCGCATCACGGGCGGAGGCATCGACGGCGACGGTTCACCGCCCGCGTCCGCGTCGGAGTGGGACGTCTATCTCGCGACGACGCAGGCCGGCAACGTGCTCCCGTTCGTCTCGACGCGGGACGGGTGGCGACGATACGGACTGACGACGTCGTCGATGAACACCGGCCGCATTCGCGGCGTCGCCGACCACGTCGTCCGCAGCGACGGGGAACTCGAACAGGCGTTCGAGAACCTCTCGCCCGGCGAGACCATCCGTATCGACCCGAAGAACGCGCCGTACCGGACGACGAACTGGTTGGACATCGACGTCGACGGCGTCACCGTCGTCGGGCCGGGGGTGCCGACGCTCGTCAAACCCGCCGACGGGGCGAACGTCGGCGGTATCCGCATCGGACACAACGCCCGCTGTCGGGACGTGACGGTTCGAGACGTCGGCTACCACGGTAACGCCGAGAACCAAGACGACGCCGCGAAGAAGCTCCACGGAATCATCGTCCGCGACGCCTCGAACGTCGTCATCGCGGGCAACTCGGTGAGCCGGACCCATCCGTACCGCGAACACGGCAGCGGCGGCAGCGGCATCAGCGTCGAACGCGGCAGCGAGAACGTCAGAATCGTCGACAACCGCATCCGCGAGTACGGCGACCGAGGCATCCAACTCGGCGGACAGAACGTCTTCGTCTCGGGTAACATCGTCACCGAGGGGACCGACCGCTCCATCGCCTGCGACCTCTGGTCGCCCGAGGGGACGAACGAAGTCGCAAACACGGTCATCATCACGGGCAACATCGTCGGGAACTGTACGCAGGGAAGCCTGACCGGCATCGCCAGCGGGCCACCCGGCGCGTCCGGCGACGGTGCCCACGTCACTATCTCCAACAACATCGGCTTCGGCTACCACAAGTCGTTCTGTCACGTCCGCGGCCCCGGCGAAGTCCACAACGTGACGATTCGAGGGAACGTGAGCGTTCAGGCGACGGACGGACTCAGGACCAAACAGACGACGAAGTTCGCCGGCGTCGCCATCGACCCCAAAAACGGCGGAAGCAACATCACCGTCGCCGGCAACAAACTCGTCGGCTACAGCCGCCACGGCGTCAACGTCCAGAGCCCGGCCACGGACTTCGAGGTGAGGAACAACATTCTCACGGGGGCGGCGGAGACGGGAGTTCGAATCAAAGACGCGAAAAACGGTCGCGTCGACGGCAACACCGTCACAGATCCCGGCTCGGAAGGTATCCTCCTCGACGGAGCGGAGGCGGTGTCGGTCCGCAACAACCGCATCCGGGGGGCGACGCTGCCGGGGATTACCGTCGGAGGCGGGTCAGGCAGTCACGAACTCGCGGACAACCACATCCACCAGTCCGGAGACGTCGACACCGAGCTCCCCAGCGTGTTGGTCGGGAGTTCCGAGACGGTCGTCACCGGAAACACGATCCGACAGAGCGGCGACGTCGCGTTGCTCGAAACCGAGACGGCGTCGGCGAATCTGTACGCGAACAACCGTTCTATCGGCAACGATGCGGAAGGGACAGTCGGCGAATCTACCGCGGGCACTCCGTGGCGAATCCGAAGCGCCACCGCCCACGTCAGAGACCACACGCCCGCGTTCGACGTCCACCGCGGGCTGACGCCGACCGACGGCCGGATTCTACTCCAGTTCGAGAAGCCGTACCTTCAGCGCCCGAAACTCTCGTTCGGACGCCGA
- a CDS encoding DUF7519 family protein: protein MSGTFVRKPALLSATLAILVAAAATAHVTDATVAALALVVGGVLVVGVGATLRSRRETPLRWLVVGAGIVVSLVGVALGASGATGPGALVRTLPALLGVLVVGLALAPVRGSGSRGLLKVGATLVFLTVLVSGLLDPETLEPLLVGTVATVLVYDLGEQAINVGEQLGRTAETKSLEATHAAGSVGVGVLTVFLGGEIASLGSSGLSLSALVLVVVAVLLLAAALHE, encoded by the coding sequence GTGAGCGGGACGTTCGTCCGTAAGCCCGCGCTGTTGAGTGCGACGCTGGCGATTCTCGTCGCCGCGGCAGCGACTGCACACGTCACGGACGCAACCGTCGCCGCGCTGGCGCTCGTCGTCGGCGGTGTACTCGTCGTCGGCGTGGGAGCGACGCTCCGGAGTCGGCGGGAGACGCCGCTGCGCTGGCTCGTCGTCGGAGCCGGCATCGTCGTCTCGCTCGTCGGCGTCGCTCTCGGTGCCAGCGGGGCCACCGGTCCGGGCGCGCTCGTTCGGACGCTACCGGCGCTGCTCGGCGTCCTGGTCGTCGGCCTGGCGCTGGCACCGGTGCGCGGCAGCGGCTCCCGCGGTCTGCTCAAGGTGGGCGCGACGCTGGTGTTTCTCACCGTCCTCGTCAGCGGTCTCCTCGACCCGGAGACGCTCGAACCGCTGCTCGTCGGGACGGTGGCGACGGTGCTCGTCTACGACCTCGGCGAGCAGGCCATCAACGTCGGCGAACAGCTCGGCCGAACCGCCGAGACGAAGAGCCTCGAAGCGACGCACGCCGCCGGGAGCGTCGGCGTCGGCGTCCTCACGGTGTTTCTCGGCGGCGAGATCGCGTCGCTCGGGTCCAGTGGGCTGTCGCTGTCGGCGCTCGTGCTCGTCGTCGTCGCCGTCTTGCTGTTGGCGGCGGCACTCCACGAGTGA
- a CDS encoding DUF58 domain-containing protein yields the protein MSQYQTHRWRGVVALSFVAGAVGLLADRPNLIVLAGVGVLFAAYPRLTSSPTPVLELDRRVTDRSPNPGDIVDVTVTLRNAGENTLADLRVVDGVPAALSVVDGTPRRGAALRPGSSVTFEYSIEAKSGQHSFLPATVAVRDITGEHEVETTVSEETELTVTGRSDAPVGRDVTLDTVGRVVSSNEGSGLEFTRTREYRRGDSMSRVDWKRFARSGELTTVEYREERSMSVVLLVDARPEAYRALDDEPNAVVRSVAAAKQLLEPLFAGRNQVGVAAFGREFCWHPPGGGTNQRVELHRLFDTHPAFAPTPPRDAPSLDEQVELLRQRLDSNTQIFLFSPLCDDDVVTAARRLNAYGHAVTAVSPDVTDETTVGERLAATERAARVSTLRRTGIPTVDWGPDASLESALASNRRAMA from the coding sequence GTGAGTCAGTACCAGACGCACCGGTGGCGCGGCGTCGTCGCGCTCTCGTTCGTCGCGGGCGCAGTCGGCTTGCTGGCCGACCGCCCGAACCTCATCGTCCTCGCGGGCGTCGGCGTCCTCTTTGCGGCGTATCCGCGACTCACCTCCTCGCCGACGCCGGTGCTGGAGCTGGACCGGCGCGTGACCGACCGGTCGCCGAATCCCGGCGACATCGTCGACGTGACGGTGACGCTTCGGAACGCCGGCGAGAACACGCTCGCGGACCTCCGCGTCGTCGACGGCGTGCCGGCGGCGCTGTCGGTCGTCGACGGTACGCCCCGCCGAGGGGCCGCGCTCCGCCCCGGCTCGTCGGTCACCTTCGAGTACAGTATCGAGGCCAAGTCCGGCCAGCACAGTTTCCTCCCGGCGACCGTCGCGGTCCGCGACATCACCGGCGAGCACGAGGTCGAGACGACCGTGAGCGAGGAGACGGAGCTCACCGTCACGGGCCGCTCGGACGCGCCCGTGGGCCGCGACGTGACGCTCGACACCGTCGGTCGAGTGGTCTCCTCGAACGAGGGGTCTGGACTGGAGTTCACCCGGACCCGCGAGTACCGCCGCGGCGACTCGATGAGCCGGGTCGACTGGAAGCGCTTCGCCCGCTCGGGCGAACTGACGACCGTCGAGTATCGGGAAGAACGGTCGATGTCGGTCGTGCTCCTCGTGGACGCTCGACCGGAGGCGTACCGCGCGCTCGACGACGAACCGAACGCGGTCGTTCGGAGCGTCGCCGCCGCGAAGCAACTGCTCGAACCGCTGTTCGCCGGCCGCAACCAGGTCGGCGTCGCCGCTTTCGGCCGCGAGTTCTGCTGGCACCCGCCCGGCGGCGGGACCAACCAGCGGGTCGAACTCCACCGCCTGTTCGACACGCACCCGGCGTTCGCCCCGACGCCGCCGCGGGACGCCCCGTCGCTCGACGAGCAGGTCGAACTGCTGCGACAGCGACTCGACTCGAACACGCAGATATTCCTGTTTTCGCCGCTTTGCGACGACGACGTCGTCACGGCCGCGCGTCGGCTCAACGCCTACGGCCACGCCGTGACGGCAGTGAGTCCGGACGTCACCGACGAGACGACGGTCGGCGAGCGCCTCGCGGCGACCGAACGCGCCGCGCGAGTGTCGACGCTCCGCCGAACCGGCATCCCGACCGTCGACTGGGGACCGGACGCGTCGCTGGAGTCCGCGCTGGCGAGTAATCGGAGGGCGATGGCGTGA
- a CDS encoding DUF7269 family protein: MNVRRLLLAGAGVVVLLLGFVGGDLLPTDGLVDLLGNDYLLMAVFAAVGLLVAVPVLASGRSARLEQAEMPDAERPVSAPSPGEEFDAALSDWRLSIPILGRRRRAALRDRLRRAAVETLRTVEGYDRAEAERRVDEGTWTDDETAAAFLRTESSLRADGGEPRGTRRASSQAERGDSGGEPAKPESGVRGARDAARRTAEEIARLANEGRR, encoded by the coding sequence ATGAACGTCCGCCGTCTCCTCCTGGCGGGTGCCGGCGTGGTCGTCCTCCTGCTCGGCTTCGTGGGCGGCGACCTCCTCCCCACCGACGGACTGGTCGACCTGCTCGGCAACGACTACCTGCTGATGGCCGTCTTCGCGGCCGTCGGTCTGCTCGTCGCCGTTCCCGTGCTCGCGTCCGGCCGGAGCGCCCGCCTCGAACAGGCGGAGATGCCCGACGCCGAGCGCCCTGTGTCGGCCCCCTCGCCGGGCGAGGAGTTCGACGCGGCGCTGTCGGACTGGCGACTGTCGATTCCGATACTCGGACGCCGTCGACGTGCGGCGCTCCGCGACCGCCTCCGCCGCGCCGCCGTCGAGACGCTCCGAACGGTCGAGGGATACGACCGCGCGGAGGCCGAACGGCGCGTCGACGAGGGAACGTGGACCGACGACGAGACGGCCGCCGCGTTCCTCCGAACCGAGTCGTCGCTCCGCGCCGACGGCGGTGAGCCGAGAGGAACGAGGCGAGCCTCGTCGCAAGCGGAGCGCGGCGACAGCGGCGGTGAGCCGGCCAAACCCGAATCCGGCGTTCGCGGTGCACGCGACGCTGCACGCCGCACGGCCGAGGAGATCGCGCGACTCGCCAACGAGGGTCGACGGTGA